The genomic segment aggtggatcacatggatctcttaaataccaagtctttccttagacaaaatatcccttctatagtaatttaatagcacaattaaatactactattataccctcaaatattgaaagaaaaataggacaagaaagaacacaagagatttaacgaggttcggtaaattatacctacgtcctcgggcactaacaccagatgataactttactatctccaaagtattacaaacaaatagaattccttaagaattctcaaatgggagaagagagaaaactaagagagaaagattggttgggatgaattgaaatgagaaatgagaaggcctatttatagttgaggttcaaggaccaaacaataaatagcccattatctcaaggaccaaaaaaaattatcccttgccacttttccaaagttggtggttgtcattattgattgtctcccattaatgttaatggcaaccattattaattgtcttccattaatgttaacataTATATGTTACTATGAAAGTTCTAACTCTGGTGAATTTAACCATAAAGAGAGTCATTTTGAAATGGTAAAACTGACTCTTATGAGGAGCAAATGCTTTTTATAGATAAGGAATAATAgttaatttagtctttaatttagtttctattcttttatttgtAGCAGATAGATCCTCAGCCTGATGTTGTTCTTATATGattcatataaaaaattcaaaaaaaatatacacatatttaACAGTGTTGttcttatttattttgttatattttaactttttttatactTTGAACTAAAATAGACATATAAATTCGATTTAAGTAACagttaagaaatttaaaattttgaataatttaattaataataattcagTATTAACTAAATGATGGTTTGAATATCCTAATTGAAGCGATTTATGCTAAAGCAATTAGAGTGTATTACCTtttaaataatggaaaataaGCCTTCAACATTATTATCTTAAAATGAAACTACAAACTATTCTTtagcaaaaattaaaatataaaaattgtgaagcaaaataaaattaatttctcaCCCACGGATCGTGGATATATCtaatactctctttttttttttttgaataaactgAAAATCAGTATTTAATTGGTTAAAAAAACCCTCTTATAAAGTAGAGGTGTCCATGGTCGCCCGGCCCGACGGTCCGCCTGAAATataggagggtttgggtaaaaatataggcccgaaatatgggtttgggcaaaaaatgaggcaagtttagaaaatgggccgggcctcgggtaaaacTTTTTGGCTCGGCCCGGCTAGGcccgaaaatatattaaatatatattttatttttaaaatatactagttttagttttattttaagttgcaaaatgtgagatTTTGTtccaacaattaatacaattaacaattaataattttactaacaaaataTTAGTAACAATTAATaatgaataatttgatataatttgataattttagtaacaattaatacaattaacaattaataattttattaacaaaatgttagattttacaaaatgttgactggtacaaaaaaatatataatttgatacaattttaataacaattaattttaataacaattagttttaattttaataaaaatataattttaattttaattaaaaaaaggggCCGGGTTGGGCTCGGGTTCCATATTTTTCCCCGGGCCAGGCCTAGGCAAaatctcaggcccatatttcgggccgggccaagCCCGGGCCTAGGAAGCGGGCTGGATTtttcgggcccggcccggcccatagaCGCCTTTAGTGTTATCATGCTATTTATTTTCAGTGTCACATCAACATATTTTAACATTGTCAATGAAATACCTAGAAAAAGTATCAAGTTGGTTTCTGATTTCTAAGTTTAGATATCAATTAagtcaactcaaataaaaatttagaaaccaAGTATAAATTGTTAAGTGTAAGTAGAAATAAAGTTTAAGATTGAAAGCAAAaagattttcttatttagttCGGCACTCTTAATAAGTAAGATTAAAGtataatagataaataaataaaagttttccaatatttgtaataaatttttaattataattattgatataattgtagattaaaaaaatatttagtatatTGTCAGTGGAGCTTTTAACAAGGTTAAGATGATAATAAGTGTCCAATagatataataaaacattttaaaaattaaatatagaaaaaaaaagggacacattagaatttttaaatctagttatagaattaaaaaaagtttatagtgaatataccaaatattaactcgaaataaataaatagaattaatattTAGTACACAAAcaatgtactttttttttattcaacaaaaatacttaaaaaattaccatttatctttttttaatattttattatatttttatacaacACTTATCAACCTTCTAACATTGCTCATGAAATTAAACTCTATGAAATAAACATTAAAGACATGTTTATCCATAGGGGTTTgaatttcaacatttaaatacTGTACTTGATAATGAGCACCTAGTTCTTATTTTTCAGGGGCATAATTCAGGGCCATCACCAAATATaccaataaaaaagaaaatacgtAACCCAGTATTCAACCAAATGTCACGTTTTCATAGGTGAATGCCTTCGCTTAATATTTATTCACATTGAACTTTCCCATTGtttcttttaagaaaaaagaaacccTGGTATTAAGAAAAAACAACTTACTTCAAAAATCAAACTCTATTGCCCTTTTCATCTATAGTATTATCCTAAGTATCTATCTTTAGAAATTCATCTCGCttcatcatttaaaaaatatcatatttaaattttttttatttaatgaaaaaaattaagattttaaatttaaatttaacttatataaagCAAATGTAGTGAATTAATTCagtatttataataattaatagtaatttaaattatatttttaaatatataatgtatgCAACAACAAAAAATCACCTTTATTACCAAATCCTAGACTAATTATTTTGTCACACAACcaatggaaaaaagaaaagaaaagcataaAACAATGTGCTCGAAAACAAGCAGCCGCTGCTTGTTTGATAAATTATATTTGGACAACAAAATTAGGTGcagttttctttgttctttttgttAGGATGAACCCAAACTATAATAGATTATGactaattataattaaatcaaatttaaaacctAGATAAggtatcttctttttctttgtttaatgCTGATTTGGGGGAACTATTTCTTAATGGACTGTCAACTAACAatcctttattatttttcttcaagcttAAGTAAAACTATATTAGATTTAATCTTTTCttgattttaaatataaattaataaactttttttgaaaatttttttaataaaccttaaattttttataaaaaataaccatccaattattaataatagaccacttttaaatataaattaacaaacttttttttttgaaaaaatgaattaataaaccttaaattaataaacttattaataaacatttttcaaaaataatctcGGTTTAACACTCCACCACTTATTTTTAGAAGGAGTTTAGTTCATAGAAAATAAGATtatatatggtaataaaattatcAGAATGTATAGTTATTTAGCATATTATCAAGTAATTAGTATGTTAcattatctttctttctttatttcttcttctttctttttttttttgtttatttgggTGCAATACAAGATTTTGTTGCCTAATTAAAATAAGGTAAGATtatccaaaataatattttattaaattgttcttattatattttttaaaacatatataaatacaaaagTTGGACAATTTTAGACATTActagaaagaaaaatatttattttgtcatcaatgaaattttagaaattacaATAAAATTAGGAAAATAGCATATATGTCtcaaaatgtatttaaatttaaaatttaaaaaacaattgtaattatgaaattaaaaaattatgataaatatatgtattcTTAATTTAATTGTGAAACTAGACCTATTAAAAAGTAAAGTATTAAGTAGTGTAATTGAAATTAGTCCaatccaaaaatataaataataatctaATTAAAGTCAAttcattttgataaaaataaataaatcttattCAATTTGACTAAACTAGTTGCTTTATTTTATCTAACCTAGACTCAATTAAATTGTCACAAatgatagaaagaaaaaaaaagagagagaatagGTTACAATGTAATAAAACTATAAAACTATCATAAAATCAACATCACATGTTCAATGTAATAGGCCAAAAATTGGTATGTTTGGGACATAATTTTATCTAAATCTTATTCAATGTTCATAGTATGATTTATCTAAATCTTAAGTGAACAGTCGTGTGTATggctcatgtgctttgatatattGAAAACATGTCTCTTGATGTAATGGGCCAAAAATTAGTATGTTTGGGACATAATTTTTGCATGACATGGCTTCACTCACGATAgtttaaaccctaaaattatAGTTCAATAATCACTCACGGTAgtttaaaccctaaaattatAGCTCGATAAAAATTGGGAATAGTATATTATGAATCATGAAAATGTATATGGCTTTAATTATGAAACAAAACATAtcactttcaaaattgaaatttaattattgaaaTCAAGATATAATAGTTTATCGAGTTATCTTCGACACATCACATAGACAGTGacaattatttcttttattaacaCACCGGTAGGTATGCGAGAATAAGTTGTTATCAGATAAAGAAATAAACTTTGTTGAcatcaaaccataaaaataaacattttgaataataataataaataaataaataaataaaagaagaagctaagatttgtcttttatttatttattttttgtttgttcaAAACAGAAGGTAGATTTGTCATTTGCTTGAAATTGActtgaacaataaataaaattttacttaaagtaTTGCTCTTAGCTCCCCTGTTGCTATCTTGCCAACTACCACCATTTCAATGAGattaaatcatcatcatcatcatccacaatttatttgaatttaatttccgTAATTAATAGAAATAACCCAAAAAAGGGGGCTAaacttaccaaaaaaaaaattatcatagaGATCTGCTAACAATCTCAAAGCTTGAATAATTACATCAtcccaaaaacaaaaacaaatcctCTGATGACTCTCAAAACACTGAAAATCAgaggataaaatttatatatatgtaattatatatatggCAATTAAAAATTTGCCAATTCTTACTctaagaaaaaagaaattgaaaaaacgaagaagaagaaataaacctgggttgttgtttgatgatgttgTGGGTTAATCTTCAAAACCTGTTTTTTTCCAGACAGCATTCCTAACACGACGCAAATCTCTTCCTTTCAAAGTCCTTCCAATTCCTTCATGGACAGAAAAGGAAGCTCCTCGTCTCCTAGCCAAGTACTCATGCGGTGGAACCCTTCCGTCGCGATCACCGTCGTCATCGCCGTCGACAGCATCTTCATCGGTCTTCCCATGTTCCCTGTACTCCGCTTTGAGAATCGTGGACCAGTCAGGGATGTTGACCGGCAATGAAGCAGAAGCAGCAGTCATTTGGGCACTCCTATGGTTATTATTATCGCTAATCTGAAACTCCTTCTTTTTGAAAGCTTTCTTAGAGGAAGCTCGGTAACTTGGCAATGGTTTTTTGGCTTCTAAGTTGGTTGTTGCTTGATCATTTGAATTGTTCCATACATCCACCTCATCGAACTCCagcagatgatgatgatgatgatgatcaaATGAAGGGTTGTTGATGAGATTCCCATCATCAAATTCCATAGTTGGGTAGATATATCGTGGTTTTGAACCAAAAAAGATCCTACTTGTTGCCATTTTTGCAAaaccccaaaaacaaagaaagaaacaagGCAATATATAAAATCTTTTTGATAAACAGTTGCTGGGTTTTCAAGAAGAAGAAATATTGGGGAACCGTCTTGGCTTTCTATTAGTTTCGCCTTgctcttttatttatttggctAGAATTGTTGATCACGTTGCATTTTTATAGTGGTGTAGTGGATAACTTCTCTCTTTGTCATAACCAAATCATTTGTTAATAAAATATAGAGTGGAAATTTTATCATGCTTGCTTCCTCAACCGCTACCCATGGGCTTCCCCATTTGATTTTCTCTCTATAATTCAATCTAAAAAGAATGGGATAAAGTTGACTATTTAAAGTATGTGTTTCATGCAATAAAACATTGACTATTTCGATAAAAGCCCAAGACTTAAGTGATAAAACAAATTGCCACGAAACAGCTTCTACcacttattacaaaaaaaaaaaattcaaattttataaaaagaaatataaaaccaACATTGGTTCAATGATTtgcatatgattttttaattcaaatgAATATAATTGGATTGCCTTTTTAATACTATACAGTGTCTAAAATACCGTAGAATGACACGTAGGACACTATCTCCAAAACCAATACTAAGTTGGTAATAATTTACTTGTGTGATGGGCCCTGCCGAAGGGTGAGGAAAACTTATCCAATGGGATGGGACCAAGAGGCTGAAAAGGTGGGCCAATCAGATACCTCCATTAATCACTCCAAGAATTTCATTGGCTTCTTCTATTTATTACACACGCTTTCACTGAGTGACTGAGGGGCGTGGGGCCCACTttccttattattattaaaaatgaagaagaagagatCAGAGCGTCCATATCTTGACACATCACCTACCGcagttttttcttttattttttttgtcgtGATGTGTGGATGACGTGGTACGTTATGACTAAATGAAATGTAGTTATCCAACACGTGTCATCTGCATGGAGAAGCAAGGAACCACTGAACACTGTATgggaattcttttatttttataaatttggataattttttttatatatattaaaaactgTTTGAAGGTTCATTGTAATTTCTACCAACACTTCTTTCTTATAagttataataatatatgaagCAGTTGCTGTTCTTAATTTTTCGGAACTTTTAAATGTCTTGAATATACCATGAAGTTATTGCAAAAGACTTAttgtgtataatttttatttgagtcagaaaatttaaatagaaatttaattgTCATGTTATTcaatttattgataaaaattttctttttataataatatattgtcATGCTAAATTCTCGCTAAATTTTGTCGATAAAAACGTTTTATTTGTACCAGATAGACGTGTATTGAAAACCTAAACCCTGGATAAATATGCATCATCATATGGAAGGTTTGACCTAAAATAGTCTAATAAAGCTATTAACCTTGTGAAGTAATTTCAGGTTTTATCCTCCGCTTGGACAACGTGTCGATTTAATTCAATAATGCTCGTGGAAATAAATTAAAACGAAATCCCAACGCATAACAGTTGAGATAAAAAAATCCTAGGCATGCATACCATGCTATAGACTGACCTAAAATCTATTGATAATCTTCTTATAAATCGTATTGGGATAAACAAATGCAATAACCTAATAATGCTGTCCTTACTTTGAATATTAGTAGAACCTATccttatcttatcgaaagcccttTATAAGAAATGatcccatttttgtttttaaatgtaGTTAAGCGTCCTTTGTCTCATAATGGAGTTCCTTGGAGGACTTAAAGGATGCATGTGGCGTGTCTAGAGATTCTTTATCAATTGGTAGGGTTCACAATATATGGCAATTTGACACACAATCCAAAAGTAGAAagcttttttattcttttttccttTGACGTTTATATAAACCAAaggtagttttttttttgtcttccaCAAAATTTGCAAgtttttgtagttttttttttgttttttaaattgagaaaatgggcTATGGGGTAGATAGCTTTGGGCCAATGCATGAAACCAGTCTTCAATTTCATCAAGTTCAGGGCCTCTCACTTAGGGTTCAATGTGGATTCATGATAAACTCCTTTTGATATCAGGAACCCATTTTTATTGATTCAATTGTTGGGTCGGATGAACTCGAATTCTTTTAATGCTAAGAAAATTTCGCTCCATGGCCCAAATGCcccaaaaccctaatttctcACACCTTTTATCCCCTCTTTCCCGATTCTCCTCCGCCGTGAAATCTCAGTTTTGCCTTTTCAGTTCTTACACTTTGGAAATCTAAATCATAAACAGCATCATCGCCGCCAACCATGCCGCCGAAGTTTGACCCGACCCAAGTCGTCGACGTCTTCGTTCGAGTCACCGGCGGTGAAGTTGGAGCTGCCAGTTCACTGGCACCCAAAATTGGTCCTCTGGGTCTCTCGCCCAAAAAAATTGGTGAAGATATCGCGAAAGAAACCGCCAAGGAATGGAAGGGTTTACGTGTCACCGTCAAACTGACTGTCCAGAACCGTCAAGCCAAAGTTTCGGTGGTTCCCTCTGCCGCCGCTTTGGTCATCAAGGCACTGAAAGAGCCTGAGAGGGATCGTAAGAAGACAAAGAATATTAAACATAATGGGAACATTAACCTCGATGATGTGATAGAGATTGCGAAAGTGATGAGGCCCAGATCCATGGCCAAGGATTTGAGAGGAACCGTGAAGGAGATTTTGGGAACTTGTGTCTCCGTCGGTTGTACGGTTGATGGGAAAGACCCTAAAGACCTGCAGGAGGAAATTTCTGAAGGGGAAGTCGATGTTCCCTTGGAGTGAAAAACAAAGTGATATTATTTTTGAAGTTTGTGTTTAATGATTGTTTTCCTTTTTGTAAGTTCTtgataaatgttaaaaatgatgATTGAGTTGGGGTTTAGGTTTTAGAGATAATTACCGTTTAATGATTTTGCACCGGTATTTATACTCTATGATTGAGCCATGGATGCTCTTTCTAGCTTTGAATGTTTTCATGAATGTGTTTATTGCCTATAGAATAGCAATGGATTCTCAATGTTCATCATTTCCATTGTGGAATCCCTAGCCTTAAATTTGAATTACAGTTAACCTCTATTGTTGCAAATATCTTATGCTGGAAGAGGGAACAAATTCCAAATCTTGATTTAACTTATCTTCTATGTTTAAGCAGGGGGTACAAGCATTTCAATGGTAGTAAACCACATCGGAGCTCATCCAGGTATTAGTAAGTTTccgtttttatatttttcatacaaTTAATGAGAAGTTATAAACTGGTCA from the Gossypium hirsutum isolate 1008001.06 chromosome D09, Gossypium_hirsutum_v2.1, whole genome shotgun sequence genome contains:
- the LOC107891132 gene encoding uncharacterized protein, which gives rise to MATSRIFFGSKPRYIYPTMEFDDGNLINNPSFDHHHHHHLLEFDEVDVWNNSNDQATTNLEAKKPLPSYRASSKKAFKKKEFQISDNNNHRSAQMTAASASLPVNIPDWSTILKAEYREHGKTDEDAVDGDDDGDRDGRVPPHEYLARRRGASFSVHEGIGRTLKGRDLRRVRNAVWKKTGFED
- the LOC107891131 gene encoding 60S ribosomal protein L12-3; translated protein: MPPKFDPTQVVDVFVRVTGGEVGAASSLAPKIGPLGLSPKKIGEDIAKETAKEWKGLRVTVKLTVQNRQAKVSVVPSAAALVIKALKEPERDRKKTKNIKHNGNINLDDVIEIAKVMRPRSMAKDLRGTVKEILGTCVSVGCTVDGKDPKDLQEEISEGEVDVPLE